A single region of the Flammeovirga agarivorans genome encodes:
- a CDS encoding T9SS type A sorting domain-containing protein, with product MFASKDISFSDFQPADAGTYDLYVTSTTHAGQEYNLYQVNLTYTLGDRDSAYIKQVIADLGKTIDNPSDEFRNWTIDGVSYVVNDYGEVTSLDISGNDLTSTPSSLLNLTNLGTLDVSDNQLYFDDLDVLNAMGVASFIYSGQTIDPIQELDETVKGGEGYTSSLTDAPTYSDISYQWVFNESGYSNVLDLDIETMTTEDVGNYQLFISSTNYDGLEIKFADIDIIFSNGNLDSTKVHDLLTELGISFNEDDPFRTWNNDGIITGIDNNGYVTDIDLYGKGLTEVPSTLAAFDNLQNLNLEDNNIYFDELDVLLSYSGDINLTYTGQSVTPSVINEVVKHGDNYNSSITQDYVDVYYDWKKGGSSVYSTKDITFTDFQSADAGTYDLYVTSMTHSGLEFNLYQINLTYTLGDRDSAYLEQVITDLGKTIDNPSDEFRNWTVDGVSYVVNAYGEVTSLDISGNDLTSTPSSLLNLTNLTTLDVSDNQLYFDDLDILSAMSVASFVYDGQSIDPIQELDATVKGGEGYTSSLTDVPTYSDITYQWVFNESGYSNVLDLDIESMTREDEGNYQLFISSSNHDGLEIKYADIDITFALGDRDSTKVHDLLTELGVSFEENDPFRDWLTGGIIDNIDDNGAVGDINLSNLTLTQVPSSLSAFEDLQNLSLDDNNIYFDELDVLLGFSGDINLTYDGQSVTPTVINEVVKHGDNYNSSITQDYADIYYDWKKGGSSVYSTKDLSFTDFQPADAGTYDLYVTSTTHSGLEFNIYQVNLTYTLGDRDSVYLEQVITDLGKTIDNPSDEFRNWTVDGVSYVVNAYGEVTSLDISGNDLTSVPSSILNLMNLETLDVSSNQLYFDDLDYLGTMGVTNFYYGSQSIDPIQELEEIVKGGEGYTSSLTAAPTYSDLTYQWVFSESVHSNVLDLDIESMTREDAGNYQLYISSSNYDGLAIMFADINITFALGDQDSTKVHDLLTELSISFEENDPFRDWNSDGVIVDIDDNGLVLDIDLYEKGLETVPTTLSAFENLQYLSLDNNHLYFDELDKLTGYEGAYVTYENQSIKSTTIINETIKHGDSYNSAIVQNYSDVDYDWRKGEGTLFTSKDISVSDLQPDDAGSYDLYVTSSTHPSQEYYLYQINLNYTLGDRDSVYLENFIADLGKTISNSSDEYRNWIVEGVTFSVDDYGYITALNVSDNNLYEIPSSIENFMNIATLDASNNKLYFDDLDYLNGLGIASLNHSGQTFDTVNTTETVKHSYDFTTSVSQEYGDVYYRWTKDDENIVTETSKDISITDMRLYKAGVYAVYVTSSIHGDQEYKIAEYTINHELGDRDKSNLATLIDALAVSYDNTQDFRDWLGNETTFDSSGYVLGLDLSSLEIESLPNDLTQFIRIESVDLSDNYFFYDDLDILYTVDYEVTYSPQNYVQQEASYEVIQYSALSNDEMAVTDYEGELNYQWYFEDEVYGESGTLLEVENFDSSKEGQYQLKVTSPTSWDGLEIHVANINLQYKSLISEADSLALFELYTEINVDFDPNERIVNWPRMDYEPSTGAIIELNLHELEGLTTLPSIIGQFTSLKTLKLYDNELVSLPQELWSLTSLDYLDLSNNNLGDEDISSLNNLSALRTIWLSGNSFTSIPNISSLNDLLFFIADDNNITEIDNEFTSNTNLLHLSLAGNGIQVIDMDFSGISNLKKIDFSRNEITEWNNSLPTNLEELILYSNLLNDISSIPSNLHIEIADNYLFYNDLEGLDSSYVSYSPQNYDIYYENIALVEGGQYSVSLPIATTSDFSNYIFTWYKDGVIQEQFTSSDLEFTNMSQGDVGIYSCFITHTYWEELSIKVAEIGIGFDCGSELNVEVSPTTETLFCAGDDIVVTIEAGSSDTDVSYSWYLGDELLPLLTSSNITIHETGMYSVRVRNSNGCVAFSDSIQVVQTSPLIAPEIIAVNDSLAIAESDSTLSYYWYLDGEIMEETFTQILPTTFGSYTVEAVNESGCSIFSAEYVINNDQITDLEDELIEKVLPFNVYPQPANEYLFVPIEGIGQVEQVVAFDLTGNRIELSTDILTDKMKVNTSRLNNGVYVITISTTDHEVYHKKILINE from the coding sequence GGACAAGAATACAACTTATACCAAGTCAACCTGACTTATACGTTAGGCGACAGAGATTCCGCTTACATTAAACAAGTCATTGCTGATTTAGGGAAAACGATTGATAATCCTTCTGATGAATTCAGAAACTGGACTATCGATGGAGTAAGTTATGTAGTAAATGATTATGGTGAAGTTACTTCATTAGACATTAGTGGTAATGACCTTACTTCTACTCCATCAAGTTTACTAAATCTCACCAACTTAGGCACTTTAGATGTAAGTGATAACCAATTGTATTTTGACGACTTAGATGTTCTAAATGCAATGGGTGTGGCTAGCTTCATTTACAGTGGACAAACAATCGATCCAATCCAAGAGTTAGATGAAACTGTTAAAGGCGGTGAAGGCTATACTTCTTCATTAACTGACGCTCCAACATATTCAGACATATCATACCAATGGGTATTTAATGAATCTGGGTACTCGAATGTACTGGACTTAGATATCGAAACAATGACAACTGAAGACGTTGGTAACTATCAGTTATTTATCTCATCTACCAACTACGATGGATTAGAGATTAAATTTGCTGATATCGATATCATCTTCTCTAATGGTAATCTAGATTCAACTAAGGTTCATGATTTACTAACTGAATTGGGAATCTCCTTCAACGAAGATGATCCATTCAGAACATGGAATAACGATGGAATTATCACAGGAATTGATAACAATGGTTATGTAACTGATATCGATTTATATGGTAAAGGTTTAACAGAAGTTCCTTCTACTTTAGCTGCTTTCGACAATTTACAAAACTTAAATCTTGAGGATAACAATATCTACTTTGATGAATTAGATGTTTTACTAAGTTACAGTGGGGATATCAACTTAACGTATACTGGACAAAGTGTTACACCTTCTGTGATCAATGAAGTAGTAAAACATGGTGACAACTACAATTCATCTATTACTCAAGATTACGTGGATGTCTACTACGATTGGAAAAAAGGTGGTTCTTCTGTTTACTCTACAAAAGACATCACATTTACTGATTTCCAATCTGCTGATGCTGGAACATATGACCTATATGTCACTTCGATGACACACTCAGGGCTTGAATTCAACTTATATCAAATCAACCTTACTTACACATTAGGCGATAGAGATTCAGCCTATTTAGAACAAGTAATTACAGATTTAGGTAAAACGATAGATAATCCTTCTGATGAATTCAGAAACTGGACAGTCGACGGTGTAAGCTATGTAGTGAACGCTTATGGTGAAGTCACTTCATTGGATATTAGTGGTAACGACCTTACTTCTACTCCATCAAGTTTACTGAATCTTACCAATCTTACTACATTAGATGTTAGTGACAACCAGTTGTACTTCGATGATTTAGATATTCTTAGTGCAATGAGTGTAGCAAGTTTTGTTTATGATGGTCAAAGTATCGATCCTATTCAAGAACTTGATGCTACTGTTAAAGGTGGTGAAGGGTATACATCTTCATTAACTGATGTACCTACTTACTCGGATATTACTTATCAGTGGGTGTTTAATGAGTCTGGATATTCAAATGTTCTTGATTTGGATATAGAAAGTATGACAAGAGAAGATGAAGGCAACTACCAATTATTTATCTCGTCATCTAACCACGATGGACTAGAAATTAAATATGCTGACATCGATATTACATTTGCATTAGGAGACCGAGATTCGACAAAAGTTCATGATTTATTGACTGAACTTGGAGTTTCATTTGAAGAAAATGATCCGTTCAGAGATTGGTTAACAGGCGGTATTATCGATAATATTGATGACAATGGTGCCGTAGGTGATATTAACTTAAGTAATCTTACCTTAACTCAAGTTCCTTCATCATTATCAGCATTTGAAGATTTACAGAACTTAAGCCTTGATGACAACAATATCTACTTTGATGAATTAGATGTATTACTTGGCTTCAGTGGTGACATCAATTTGACTTATGATGGACAAAGTGTTACTCCAACTGTGATCAACGAAGTTGTAAAACATGGTGACAACTATAATTCATCAATTACTCAAGATTATGCTGATATCTATTATGATTGGAAAAAAGGCGGTTCTTCAGTTTACTCTACAAAAGACCTCTCTTTCACAGATTTCCAACCGGCTGATGCTGGTACATATGATTTGTATGTAACATCAACCACTCACTCAGGACTTGAGTTCAACATATACCAAGTTAACCTTACTTACACATTAGGTGATAGAGATTCTGTTTACCTAGAACAAGTAATTACAGATCTTGGTAAAACTATCGATAACCCTTCTGATGAGTTCAGAAACTGGACAGTCGACGGTGTAAGCTATGTAGTGAACGCTTATGGTGAAGTCACTTCATTAGATATAAGTGGTAACGATCTAACTTCTGTACCTTCAAGTATTTTGAACTTAATGAATCTTGAAACTCTAGATGTTAGTAGCAACCAATTGTACTTCGATGATCTGGATTACCTAGGTACTATGGGGGTAACGAACTTCTATTATGGTAGTCAATCTATTGATCCAATTCAAGAGTTAGAAGAAATTGTAAAAGGTGGTGAAGGTTATACTTCTTCTTTAACAGCAGCACCTACCTACTCTGATCTAACATATCAATGGGTATTTAGTGAATCAGTACATTCAAATGTTCTTGATTTAGATATCGAAAGTATGACAAGAGAAGACGCAGGTAATTACCAATTATACATCTCTTCTTCCAACTATGATGGTTTAGCAATTATGTTTGCTGACATTAATATTACTTTCGCACTTGGTGATCAAGACTCAACAAAAGTCCATGATTTACTCACTGAACTTAGTATCTCATTTGAAGAAAATGATCCTTTCAGAGATTGGAATTCAGATGGTGTAATTGTAGATATTGATGATAATGGTTTAGTATTAGATATTGATTTGTATGAAAAAGGTCTAGAGACTGTACCTACTACATTATCTGCTTTTGAAAACCTTCAATATTTAAGTTTAGACAACAACCACCTTTACTTTGATGAGTTAGACAAACTAACTGGTTATGAAGGTGCTTATGTTACATATGAGAACCAATCGATAAAATCAACAACAATAATCAATGAAACTATTAAGCATGGTGATAGCTATAACTCTGCTATTGTTCAGAACTATAGTGATGTTGATTATGACTGGAGAAAAGGAGAAGGTACACTGTTTACTTCTAAAGATATCTCAGTATCTGATCTACAACCTGATGATGCCGGTTCATACGATTTGTATGTAACTTCAAGTACTCACCCAAGTCAAGAGTATTACTTATATCAAATCAACCTGAATTATACATTAGGTGATAGAGACTCTGTGTACTTAGAAAACTTTATTGCTGATTTAGGTAAAACAATATCCAACTCGTCTGATGAGTATAGAAATTGGATTGTAGAAGGTGTTACTTTCTCGGTTGATGACTATGGTTATATTACTGCTCTTAATGTAAGCGACAATAACTTGTATGAGATTCCAAGTAGTATTGAAAACTTCATGAATATAGCAACTTTAGACGCAAGTAATAACAAGTTATACTTCGATGACCTAGATTATCTTAATGGATTAGGTATTGCAAGCTTGAATCATTCAGGACAAACATTCGATACTGTAAATACAACTGAGACGGTTAAACATAGTTATGACTTTACTACTTCTGTTTCTCAAGAATATGGAGATGTTTATTACCGTTGGACTAAAGATGATGAGAATATTGTAACTGAAACATCAAAAGATATTTCAATTACTGATATGAGGTTATATAAAGCAGGTGTTTACGCAGTGTATGTTACTTCTAGCATTCATGGTGATCAAGAATATAAAATTGCAGAATATACCATCAACCATGAATTAGGTGATAGAGATAAGAGCAACCTTGCAACATTGATCGATGCTTTAGCAGTTAGTTACGATAACACTCAAGATTTCAGAGATTGGTTAGGTAATGAAACTACATTTGATTCATCTGGATATGTTCTTGGCTTAGATTTATCATCATTGGAAATCGAAAGTCTACCAAATGATTTAACTCAATTTATTAGAATTGAAAGTGTTGATCTTAGTGACAACTACTTCTTCTATGATGATTTAGATATTCTTTATACTGTAGATTACGAGGTGACTTACTCTCCTCAAAACTACGTACAACAAGAAGCGTCTTATGAAGTAATCCAATATTCTGCTCTTTCTAATGATGAAATGGCTGTTACGGATTATGAAGGTGAATTAAATTACCAGTGGTATTTTGAGGATGAAGTTTATGGTGAAAGTGGTACTTTACTTGAAGTTGAAAACTTTGATTCATCTAAAGAAGGTCAATATCAATTAAAAGTAACATCACCTACATCATGGGATGGTTTAGAAATCCATGTAGCTAATATTAATCTTCAGTATAAATCATTAATCTCAGAGGCTGATTCGTTAGCATTATTTGAGTTATATACTGAAATCAATGTAGATTTTGATCCTAACGAAAGAATCGTCAACTGGCCTAGAATGGATTATGAACCATCAACAGGTGCAATTATTGAATTGAACCTACATGAATTAGAAGGATTAACAACACTTCCTTCTATTATTGGTCAGTTTACATCACTTAAAACATTAAAATTATATGACAATGAGTTAGTCTCATTACCACAAGAATTGTGGAGTCTAACTTCATTAGATTACTTAGATTTATCAAATAATAATTTAGGTGATGAAGATATCTCTAGTTTAAATAATTTATCTGCTTTAAGAACTATTTGGTTAAGTGGTAACTCTTTCACTAGCATTCCGAATATTTCTAGTCTGAATGATTTATTATTCTTTATTGCGGATGATAACAACATAACAGAGATTGATAACGAGTTCACTTCAAATACAAATTTACTGCACTTATCACTTGCGGGTAATGGTATTCAGGTGATTGACATGGACTTCTCAGGTATTTCTAACTTGAAGAAAATTGATTTCTCAAGAAATGAAATCACAGAATGGAATAACAGTCTACCAACCAACTTAGAAGAATTGATTTTATATAGTAACCTATTAAATGATATCTCTTCTATTCCTTCGAATCTACATATCGAAATTGCAGACAATTACTTATTCTATAATGATTTGGAAGGTTTAGATTCTTCTTACGTAAGTTACTCTCCACAGAATTATGATATCTATTACGAGAACATCGCTTTAGTTGAAGGTGGTCAGTACAGCGTAAGTCTTCCAATTGCAACTACATCAGACTTCAGTAATTATATCTTTACTTGGTATAAAGATGGTGTAATCCAAGAGCAGTTTACTTCTAGTGACCTTGAATTCACTAATATGTCTCAGGGTGATGTGGGTATCTATTCTTGTTTCATTACTCATACTTACTGGGAAGAACTAAGTATTAAAGTAGCTGAAATAGGTATTGGATTTGACTGTGGTAGTGAATTGAATGTGGAGGTATCTCCTACTACTGAAACTCTTTTCTGTGCTGGTGATGATATAGTAGTTACTATTGAAGCCGGTTCTTCTGACACTGATGTTTCTTACTCTTGGTATTTAGGAGACGAGTTACTACCTCTATTAACTTCATCTAACATTACTATTCATGAAACAGGTATGTACTCTGTAAGAGTAAGAAATAGCAATGGTTGTGTTGCTTTCTCAGATAGTATTCAGGTGGTTCAAACATCTCCATTGATTGCTCCAGAGATTATTGCAGTAAATGATTCATTAGCTATTGCCGAAAGTGATTCAACACTTTCTTATTACTGGTACTTAGATGGTGAAATTATGGAAGAAACATTCACACAGATTTTACCTACTACATTTGGTAGTTATACTGTTGAAGCAGTGAATGAAAGTGGTTGTTCAATCTTCTCAGCAGAATACGTAATTAATAATGATCAGATTACGGATCTTGAAGATGAACTAATCGAAAAAGTACTTCCTTTTAATGTTTATCCTCAACCTGCTAATGAGTATCTGTTTGTACCAATTGAAGGTATTGGTCAAGTAGAACAAGTAGTTGCATTTGACCTGACGGGTAATCGTATTGAATTAAGTACTGATATTC